A stretch of Gemmatimonadaceae bacterium DNA encodes these proteins:
- a CDS encoding Ig domain-containing protein, translating into MTTRRRLPAAAVWLPLALACGGGADTGPTTPPPSVESLPVLTTLTVSFAAAAVTVGKSTTASVAAIDERGRPMSVGVTTWNTSQPSVATIGADGVIRAVSVGQTIVTAKVGTVQGQATIVVTPLPPGPVPVATVSVSPSSATLESGESMQLGAKPRDYAGNALVDRVVTWTSSEPTVATVSPTGLVTALGAGTAVVEATSEDARGAMVFNVTAAIDTDIVVSIMTPVSGAVLGDTVAIASSVRSLYPVTGVVAQIGGQQASLTFGALPGSGKPGWFATLEISTLPFGPYAIVISATDSRGHRGVQAVGFIRNPRVPGGSKSPAGGK; encoded by the coding sequence ATGACGACACGGCGGCGGTTGCCGGCTGCGGCGGTCTGGCTGCCGCTGGCACTCGCCTGCGGGGGTGGGGCCGATACCGGTCCCACCACTCCGCCACCATCCGTGGAATCGCTGCCGGTACTGACCACGCTCACGGTGTCCTTCGCCGCAGCAGCGGTGACGGTAGGGAAAAGCACCACCGCCAGCGTCGCGGCCATCGACGAACGTGGTCGGCCCATGAGCGTGGGCGTCACCACATGGAATACCAGTCAACCGTCCGTCGCGACCATTGGTGCGGACGGCGTCATCCGCGCGGTGAGCGTGGGTCAGACGATCGTGACGGCGAAAGTCGGCACGGTGCAGGGACAGGCGACGATCGTGGTCACACCGCTTCCTCCCGGTCCGGTGCCGGTGGCAACCGTGTCGGTCAGTCCGTCATCGGCGACGCTGGAAAGCGGAGAGTCGATGCAACTGGGCGCCAAGCCCAGGGACTACGCGGGGAATGCCCTGGTCGATCGCGTGGTGACGTGGACGTCAAGCGAACCGACCGTGGCGACCGTTTCGCCGACCGGACTGGTGACCGCGCTCGGCGCCGGTACGGCGGTCGTCGAGGCCACCAGTGAAGACGCTCGTGGCGCGATGGTGTTCAATGTCACGGCCGCCATCGACACCGACATCGTGGTGAGCATCATGACGCCGGTTTCGGGCGCGGTGCTTGGCGATACGGTGGCCATCGCGTCGTCGGTGCGCTCGCTGTATCCCGTTACCGGCGTCGTGGCTCAGATAGGCGGACAGCAGGCGTCGTTGACATTCGGCGCGCTTCCCGGCTCGGGGAAACCCGGCTGGTTTGCGACCTTGGAAATTTCCACGCTGCCGTTCGGGCCCTACGCCATCGTGATATCGGCCACGGACAGCCGCGGTCATCGCGGTGTGCAGGCGGTCGGCTTCATACGCAATCCGCGCGTGCCGGGCGGCTCCAAGTCACCCGCGGGTGGCAAGTGA